A single region of the Massilia sp. erpn genome encodes:
- the fabF gene encoding beta-ketoacyl-ACP synthase II has protein sequence MNSRRIVVTGMGVVSPLGCGVEAAWGHLLNGRSGLVGLPDEVTEGIAAKVGGVVPALTADTPWGFDAALAVEPKDQKKMDRFSMFALTAAQEALSQARWQPETESERQRTATIVASGIGGFGAIVEAVRVTDGRGPKRLSPFTVPSFLANMAAGHISIRHGFHGPLGAPVTACAASAQAIGDAARLIRAGEADIAVCGGAEACIDRVSFGAFAAARTMSTGFNDHPTQASRPFDVARDGFVMGEGAGILVIEELEHALRRGAVPIAELLGYGTSADAYHMTSPPEDGAGGRRAMELAIRQANIEPQLIGHLNAHATSTPVGDISELAAIKAIFGAGRGPAVSATKSATGHLLGAAGGVEAIFTVLALRDQMAPPTLNLAQPDAAAEGIDIVSGSARKIATDYALSNGFGFGGVNASLLFRRL, from the coding sequence TTGAATTCAAGACGTATTGTCGTGACAGGTATGGGTGTGGTGTCGCCGTTGGGATGTGGAGTTGAGGCCGCCTGGGGACATCTTCTGAATGGCCGCTCCGGATTAGTTGGTTTGCCTGACGAGGTCACGGAAGGGATTGCAGCCAAGGTCGGCGGCGTCGTGCCGGCGTTGACGGCAGACACCCCATGGGGCTTCGATGCGGCTCTCGCAGTCGAACCCAAGGACCAGAAGAAGATGGACCGGTTCAGCATGTTTGCCCTGACTGCCGCGCAGGAGGCTTTGAGCCAAGCCCGCTGGCAGCCTGAAACTGAAAGTGAGCGCCAAAGGACGGCAACCATCGTGGCGTCCGGCATCGGTGGTTTTGGCGCCATTGTGGAGGCCGTTCGAGTCACGGATGGCCGTGGACCAAAGCGCTTGTCCCCTTTTACCGTTCCTAGTTTCCTGGCCAATATGGCGGCGGGACACATTTCCATCCGCCACGGCTTCCATGGTCCGCTCGGCGCGCCCGTTACCGCCTGTGCCGCCAGCGCGCAGGCCATTGGCGATGCGGCGCGCCTGATCCGTGCCGGCGAAGCCGATATCGCCGTGTGCGGCGGTGCCGAGGCCTGCATCGACCGGGTCAGCTTTGGCGCATTCGCCGCCGCAAGAACCATGTCCACCGGCTTTAATGACCACCCCACCCAGGCATCGCGCCCCTTCGATGTGGCGCGTGATGGCTTTGTCATGGGCGAAGGCGCCGGCATCCTGGTCATCGAAGAACTGGAGCACGCATTGCGCCGAGGCGCCGTTCCGATTGCTGAGCTGCTTGGCTATGGCACCAGCGCCGACGCCTACCACATGACCTCACCGCCCGAAGATGGCGCTGGCGGGCGACGGGCCATGGAGTTGGCCATCCGCCAAGCCAACATTGAGCCGCAACTGATCGGGCATTTGAACGCGCATGCGACGTCCACGCCGGTGGGCGACATCAGCGAGCTGGCGGCCATCAAGGCCATCTTTGGCGCAGGCCGAGGCCCCGCCGTATCGGCCACCAAGTCCGCGACAGGCCATTTGTTGGGCGCGGCTGGCGGCGTGGAAGCAATCTTCACCGTGCTTGCGCTGCGCGACCAGATGGCGCCTCCGACACTGAACCTGGCGCAGCCTGATGCGGCAGCGGAGGGCATCGACATTGTCAGCGGATCGGCCCGCAAGATAGCGACGGACTATGCGCTCTCCAACGGCTTTGGTTTTGGCGGCGTCAACGCCAGCTTGCTATTCCGCCGGCTTTGA
- a CDS encoding class I SAM-dependent methyltransferase: MNPNKALWEKGDFTRIAASMRESGAALVEQLGISKDHRVLDLGCGDGTTALPAAKLAGSVLGVDIASNLVAAGQRRAQEAGLQNLRFQEGDAINLQGLPDKSFDISISCFGAMFAPDPFSVAKELVRVTKPGGKIVMGNWIPGDPTLVAQLLKTSAAYTPPPPEGFISPMTWGVESNVTERFGAAGIAPDKITFLRDTFTFRYPGPPAEFLGLFHAYYGPTMNAFEAAAKNGKDAELQRELEQLFISHNQSGRPDQTVIPATFLRVTVTV; encoded by the coding sequence ATGAACCCGAACAAAGCCCTGTGGGAAAAGGGCGATTTCACGCGCATCGCGGCCAGCATGCGCGAAAGCGGAGCGGCTCTGGTTGAGCAGCTTGGCATTAGCAAGGATCATCGCGTCCTGGACCTGGGCTGCGGCGACGGTACCACCGCCCTGCCTGCGGCGAAGCTGGCCGGCTCGGTGCTGGGCGTGGATATCGCCAGCAACCTCGTTGCAGCCGGCCAGCGCCGCGCGCAAGAAGCGGGCCTGCAGAACCTGCGCTTCCAGGAAGGCGATGCCATCAATCTGCAGGGATTGCCGGACAAGTCCTTCGACATCTCGATCAGCTGCTTCGGCGCCATGTTCGCACCCGATCCCTTCTCCGTGGCAAAGGAGCTGGTGCGCGTCACCAAGCCCGGCGGCAAGATCGTCATGGGTAACTGGATTCCTGGCGACCCGACCCTGGTCGCGCAGCTTCTCAAGACCAGCGCCGCCTACACGCCACCACCGCCCGAAGGCTTCATCAGCCCGATGACCTGGGGCGTGGAAAGCAATGTGACAGAGCGCTTCGGCGCGGCAGGCATAGCGCCGGACAAAATCACCTTCCTGCGCGATACCTTCACCTTCCGCTATCCCGGCCCACCGGCCGAGTTCCTCGGCCTGTTCCATGCCTATTACGGGCCGACGATGAACGCTTTTGAGGCAGCGGCGAAAAATGGCAAGGACGCTGAGCTGCAACGCGAGCTGGAGCAGCTATTCATCAGCCACAACCAGAGCGGACGCCCGGATCAGACCGTGATTCCGGCCACGTTCCTGCGTGTGACCGTCACGGTGTGA
- a CDS encoding thioredoxin fold domain-containing protein — protein MRPQARSCIVRTGRFANRFHAHAIKEKNLQFRYTAVLVSLGFTMALAHAGLSETKELVKNSPAMKRYKAGDVLYSTVELRETAVPGMYKALNPTTRTHMFYVHEGLDYIVQNNGWSEVKGQDLVLVQGDAAQLQLDKQNILAKLPLDAEMSYKLGDAKRRVVVVVDAFDCAHCRDFDANLKKYSQEYNATVYILPTALNKIPENANIVRSIWCSPKAGAEWREIMTSSNYKAKSADTANCEARKTMETSDDIAAMLRIHGTPGFILGSVNGKAAIAGFPPNSKPAAQKQMLDAIMGKQ, from the coding sequence TTGCGCCCGCAGGCAAGGAGTTGTATTGTTCGCACCGGGCGATTTGCCAACAGGTTTCATGCACACGCTATTAAGGAGAAGAACTTGCAATTTCGCTACACCGCAGTCCTCGTTTCGCTTGGCTTCACCATGGCGCTTGCACATGCCGGGCTATCGGAAACCAAAGAGCTGGTAAAAAATTCCCCGGCAATGAAGCGCTATAAGGCAGGGGATGTGCTGTATTCAACGGTGGAACTGCGGGAAACCGCCGTACCCGGCATGTACAAGGCACTCAACCCGACGACGCGCACCCATATGTTCTACGTGCATGAGGGACTCGATTACATCGTGCAGAACAATGGCTGGAGCGAAGTCAAAGGACAGGATCTCGTCCTCGTGCAAGGCGATGCCGCCCAGCTCCAGTTGGACAAGCAAAATATTCTCGCCAAGCTGCCCCTCGATGCCGAGATGAGCTACAAATTAGGCGATGCCAAACGCCGCGTGGTGGTCGTGGTGGACGCCTTCGATTGCGCGCATTGCCGCGACTTTGACGCCAACCTGAAAAAGTACAGCCAGGAGTACAACGCCACGGTCTACATCCTGCCGACCGCGCTGAACAAAATCCCGGAGAACGCGAATATCGTGCGCAGCATCTGGTGCAGCCCAAAAGCCGGCGCCGAATGGCGTGAGATCATGACCAGCAGCAATTACAAGGCGAAGAGCGCCGATACCGCCAATTGCGAAGCGCGGAAAACCATGGAAACCAGTGACGATATTGCAGCCATGCTGCGCATCCATGGCACCCCTGGCTTTATTCTCGGCAGCGTCAACGGCAAAGCTGCCATCGCCGGCTTCCCGCCCAATTCGAAACCGGCAGCGCAGAAGCAGATGCTGGATGCCATCATGGGCAAGCAGTAA
- a CDS encoding chemotaxis protein CheB, with protein sequence MPGHSHDIVSKQAPPLVAIGGSAGSLDALIQFFEVLPDGCGIAFIVVVHLAPNEESLLPELLQRRCALRVIPARHNQHILANHVYVIPPGRILTRQQDRLQVAPLDLQLGRVAVIDVLFESLAASDHWPLAGILLSGADSDGAAGLQQIKHAGGLTLVQNPDEAAQEAMPRAAIDSGCADVVLSVAEMPARLLSRFGISATLRRPPIVQALQTSPPIKPTAKEAALVQKAVLSLRRRTGRDFSYFRQIVVLRHLRRRIELTVQGKVDEYLALLDTDAAEPEALLRELLISVTGFFRDAEAFHALSRHIPALFEGKGAADFVRVWVPACATGEEAYSIAMLLQEYAETLVHPPGIQVFGCDLDRSAIEKARAGVYRPAVVASVGEERLARFFQEETGGYRVRRELRQIMLFAENDVVGDPAFTCIDLVSCRNLLIYLNPEGQKRMIDVFDFALDPHGMLFLGSAEGLLNFNTTFYPLEAQYRIYRRSTGPQRRTSSAGPIQRALTMEQRAYGNASLPRKEREGPSLNQLQDQLKLLQQRLLGSVRQDTPGATAQHQLQLITQELHATLEELDINRQELRSMNAELTAVNLVLSTKLDELEQSNSDLNNHMNAAAIPMVFLNRELRIMRYTPRALDLFRLIPADIGRMLSDLRNDLDYPALTNDAGLILNGGAPIEREIRGQSGTWYFASVLPYHALQNCVSGVVLTFFDITARKQSEAALQASEEKLRTFISATSEIVYEMSADWLEMRSLAGKNFITTTEIPRKDWVEEYIPEKEKPRVWAAVHQAIAARSYFELEHRVVRLDGSTGWVFSRAIPLFDQQGQIVKWFGAASDITERKRTDEALHDSEEQYRKLFDAIDEGFCIIEVLFDGEEKPVDYRFLQINPAFERQTGIKQPTGRWMREIAPQHEQYWFEAYGRIVQTGQPVRFESEAKELGRFYDVYAFRVGDPQLRRVGILFNDISARKRADEALRADDNRLRLALDAAEMGYYAWYPAEDRTEADAKLLALFGLPADAALTHAGAMASMVHPDDRERHESVLRQALDPQGDGIFRDEIRVRGMDGIERWLAFSGRVEFAGEPPQPTLLSGLARDITVEHRAMAALRERPAR encoded by the coding sequence ATGCCTGGCCACTCGCATGACATCGTCTCGAAACAGGCACCGCCCCTGGTTGCGATTGGCGGGTCCGCCGGAAGCCTGGATGCACTGATCCAATTCTTCGAGGTGCTGCCGGATGGCTGCGGCATCGCCTTCATTGTCGTGGTACATCTTGCCCCCAACGAGGAAAGCCTGCTGCCGGAACTGCTGCAGCGGCGCTGTGCCTTGCGGGTGATACCTGCGCGCCACAATCAGCATATTCTTGCCAATCATGTGTATGTGATTCCGCCCGGACGCATCCTGACGCGGCAGCAAGACCGGCTGCAAGTGGCGCCGCTGGATCTGCAGCTGGGCAGGGTCGCGGTGATCGATGTCCTGTTCGAATCGCTGGCCGCATCGGACCATTGGCCCCTGGCCGGTATTTTGCTGTCGGGCGCGGATTCCGACGGCGCGGCCGGCTTACAGCAGATCAAGCATGCGGGCGGCTTGACGCTGGTGCAAAACCCGGATGAAGCTGCCCAGGAAGCCATGCCCCGCGCGGCAATCGACAGCGGCTGCGCCGATGTCGTTTTGTCCGTCGCGGAAATGCCTGCACGGCTGCTGTCCCGCTTTGGCATCAGCGCCACGCTGCGCCGGCCGCCTATCGTCCAAGCCCTGCAAACCAGCCCCCCCATAAAACCGACGGCAAAGGAAGCGGCGCTGGTACAAAAGGCGGTGCTCAGCCTGCGGCGGCGAACGGGCCGCGATTTTTCCTACTTTCGCCAGATCGTGGTGCTGCGCCACTTGCGCAGGCGGATCGAACTGACTGTCCAGGGGAAGGTGGACGAATATCTGGCCTTGCTGGATACGGATGCCGCCGAACCGGAGGCGCTGCTCCGCGAACTGCTGATTTCGGTCACCGGTTTTTTCCGTGATGCGGAAGCTTTCCATGCCTTGAGCCGGCATATTCCCGCGCTCTTCGAGGGCAAAGGCGCAGCCGATTTCGTGCGGGTCTGGGTGCCCGCCTGCGCGACCGGCGAGGAGGCCTATTCCATCGCCATGCTGTTGCAGGAATATGCGGAGACGCTGGTGCATCCCCCCGGCATCCAGGTGTTTGGCTGCGACCTGGACCGTTCCGCCATCGAAAAGGCCCGCGCCGGAGTGTATCGGCCAGCGGTGGTGGCGTCGGTGGGCGAGGAACGCCTGGCGCGCTTTTTCCAGGAGGAGACCGGCGGCTACCGCGTGCGGCGGGAGTTGCGCCAAATCATGCTGTTCGCCGAGAACGACGTGGTGGGCGACCCCGCCTTCACTTGTATCGACCTGGTCAGCTGCCGCAATCTGTTGATTTACCTGAATCCGGAGGGGCAAAAGCGGATGATAGACGTGTTCGACTTTGCCCTCGATCCACACGGAATGCTCTTCCTTGGATCGGCTGAGGGACTGTTGAACTTCAACACAACGTTTTATCCGCTGGAAGCGCAATACCGCATCTATCGCCGCAGCACCGGGCCGCAGCGCAGGACCAGCAGCGCCGGCCCCATTCAAAGAGCGCTGACAATGGAACAGCGCGCCTACGGCAATGCCTCATTACCGAGAAAGGAAAGGGAAGGTCCCAGCCTGAACCAGCTGCAGGATCAACTCAAATTATTGCAGCAGCGTTTGCTGGGCAGCGTCCGCCAGGATACCCCCGGGGCAACGGCCCAGCACCAGCTGCAGCTGATTACGCAGGAGCTGCATGCGACCCTGGAGGAATTGGACATCAACCGCCAGGAGCTGCGCTCGATGAACGCCGAGCTGACCGCCGTCAATCTGGTGCTGAGCACGAAGCTCGATGAGCTGGAACAGTCGAATAGCGACCTCAACAATCATATGAACGCGGCGGCGATTCCGATGGTATTCCTGAACCGCGAATTGCGCATCATGCGCTACACGCCGCGCGCGCTGGACCTGTTCCGGCTGATTCCAGCGGATATCGGACGCATGCTGAGCGATCTGCGCAATGACCTGGACTATCCGGCCCTGACGAACGACGCCGGGCTTATCCTGAACGGCGGCGCGCCGATCGAGCGCGAAATCCGCGGCCAGTCCGGCACATGGTATTTCGCCAGCGTACTGCCATATCACGCGCTGCAAAACTGTGTTTCCGGCGTGGTGCTCACCTTCTTCGACATCACCGCACGCAAGCAGTCGGAAGCGGCGCTGCAGGCTTCCGAGGAAAAGCTCAGAACCTTCATCAGCGCAACCTCCGAAATCGTTTATGAAATGAGCGCCGACTGGCTCGAAATGCGTTCACTCGCCGGCAAGAACTTCATTACCACGACCGAGATTCCGCGCAAGGACTGGGTCGAGGAATATATTCCCGAAAAAGAAAAGCCACGCGTCTGGGCCGCCGTACACCAGGCGATCGCGGCACGCAGCTACTTCGAACTGGAACACCGCGTCGTCCGCCTCGATGGCAGCACGGGCTGGGTTTTCTCGCGTGCCATTCCACTCTTCGACCAGCAGGGACAAATCGTCAAATGGTTTGGCGCGGCGAGCGATATCACGGAGAGAAAACGCACCGACGAAGCCCTGCACGACTCTGAAGAACAGTACCGCAAGCTGTTCGACGCAATCGATGAAGGTTTCTGCATCATCGAAGTCCTATTCGACGGAGAGGAAAAGCCGGTCGATTACCGTTTTCTACAGATCAATCCGGCATTCGAACGGCAGACCGGAATCAAGCAACCCACCGGCCGCTGGATGCGCGAGATCGCGCCACAGCATGAGCAATACTGGTTCGAGGCCTATGGCCGCATCGTCCAGACCGGCCAGCCGGTGCGTTTTGAAAGCGAGGCGAAGGAACTCGGGCGTTTTTATGATGTGTATGCCTTCCGCGTTGGCGATCCGCAGTTGCGACGCGTCGGCATCCTGTTCAACGACATCAGTGCGCGCAAGCGCGCCGATGAAGCCTTGCGCGCCGACGACAACCGGCTGCGGCTGGCGCTCGACGCCGCGGAGATGGGCTACTACGCCTGGTATCCAGCCGAAGACCGGACCGAGGCCGATGCCAAGTTGCTGGCCCTGTTCGGCCTGCCCGCCGACGCCGCGCTGACGCACGCCGGCGCGATGGCATCGATGGTGCATCCCGATGACCGCGAGCGCCATGAGTCCGTTTTGCGGCAGGCGCTCGATCCCCAGGGCGATGGCATCTTTCGAGATGAAATCCGCGTCCGTGGAATGGATGGGATCGAACGTTGGTTGGCGTTCAGCGGCCGGGTCGAATTCGCGGGCGAGCCGCCACAGCCAACGCTGCTTTCAGGTCTGGCACGCGATATAACGGTCGAGCACCGGGCGATGGCGGCTTTACGCGAGAGGCCAGCGCGGTAG